tactacagttttagtttttgaaatatcatttgattttttttagaactataggtttttaattttatttttaatttctctttcgctaagatttttttttttatatatacagtgtAGCCTGTTTATATAGTGTAACCTTTTATCTAGTGTAGCCTGTTTGTAATTTTCTTCCCGCCTGTTTTTTTCAGCgtaattttaatctaaaaaaccgttaagctttaaaaaaaaaaattacttgcaTGGTCATAATTGGAGTGTGATCGCACGCCTTTCCTGTCCGttgctgatatatatatatatatatatatatatatatatatatatatatatatatatatatatatatatatatatatatatatatgcagggcCGTCTTAAGGCCATCGGGGGCCCTAGGCTAGACTTAATTTGGGGGTCCCCTTTTtccttagtaaaaaaattaaatcaaatactAAAATAGGAAACATTTATTAGAGCAATGATAAAATTTACATGTGACGTTTACgtgatttttttcttgaaaattctttaataatatcatcaaaatcaATGGTTAAAAGAACATCTGATTCAATTGACATTAACGACAAACAGTTCAATCTTTCTTGCAGCATGGTTGAGCGGAGTTCATTTCTTAtaagttttagttttgaaaatgatCGCTCGCCAGTGCAATTTGAGACCATCATTGACAGAAAAATTCTAAGGGAAATTTCAATATTTGGAAAAGTTGATTCCAAGTGGTCTCTTTTTAATGTTGAGTAAAATTCTGTAAATGAATGTTCATCTTTtgaaatgtaatatttaaattgctGGCactcaaaaaaaagttcattttcatTTATGTCCTTCTTATAAATTTGTGCTAGGTTTGAAAAATGGTCTTTTAGTTCAACATTGGCAATTGTTTGAATGTTTACTAGAAATCCGATATTGTCATTGATCTTCTCATATGCTGATgttcttttttctaaatttgatgTTAGTGAATCAATAACAGGAAGGTATGCttcaattttgaatttataacttCCCTGAAATTCCAATTCTTCAGCCTCACCATCAAAGAAGGCCATACGTCggcttcttttttttgttctttttgaaGAATCTCTGTAGTCAATGTTTGGAAGCAAGATTTTGGCTTTTTCCTGGTAATTCTCAAATTGACTCCTCAAATCTTTAATGAAATGCAACAATGACTTTAGAATCCGAACTGCAACATCCaggtttaaattttctttctgTAAAATCTTCGATGTTTCATTAAAATGACAAAGAATATCATTCCAGAAAATTGTCAGAAAAACAAAAGTGTTCATTTTCGTGATGAGATTTTGAGCATCATTTTGAGTTTCTATTGACTGACTTATGTCCTTGATCAAAAATTCAAGTGCTTTTTTAATCTCATCATAACTGTCATGCAGACAAGTCACAGCATCTGCACGTGCTGACCATCGAGTTCCAGAAAGCTGTTTGACAACTTTTTTGCCTTTGCCAACAAAAGACAGAAGCACTTGCCAACGATGAGTTGATGCAGAAAAAAAGTTGTAGAGGCATTGaacaaagtcaaaaaaaataactgcttCTAAACAACATCCAGCTGCACTGTTGCCAACCAGATTTAAAGAATGTCCAGCACAAGGAATAAACAATGCTGATTCACTTTTGTCTTTAATCCTCTTTTGTAGGCCTGAGTACTGTCCTGCCATACTTGATGCATTATCGTATGACTGCCCACGACAGTCAGATATTGAAATTtcattttcttgtaaaaaattcaaaaccactGTTTCTAAATGTTCAGCTCCATGCACGTCAATGGgaacaaattgcaaaaaacgcTCAACTGGTGCCAAGTCTTTAACATATCGAACTGTAAAAGTTAATTGATCTACATGTGACAAGTCTGGAGTTGAGTCAACGCTGATTGAGtagtattttgctttttttagttCAGAAATTATTTCGCTCAAAACTTTATTTCCCATTAGGCATATAAACTCCTCACAGATATTGGCGGAGAGGTATGAAGTATTACCTTTTCCAGAATTTCCATGTTTTTTCATGTGTTCATGTAGGAATGGGTCAAACTGGCTAAGTAACTCAAGAGTTCCTAAATAATTACCATTTTGCTCTGAACCAACGGTTTCATTTTTTCCACGAAATGGCAATCCTCTTGATGACAAGAACTTTACAACTGCAACAATTCTTTTCAGCACATTTTGCCAGTACAATTGTTCGTTATGtaactgttttaataatacAGAGTCAAGCTGGCCACTTTCTCTCTGCCGACTGGAGTAAGTAAGCATATTTTTGTGATGTTCAGAACCATTCTCGTGTCCAGATATACATTTTAAGGCATTTTTCCAGTCATCAAATCCAGTTGTGGAAAAATTAGAGTGTTTGCTGGAGAATAAGGTACAAGCAAAGCAAAAAACAGAACCTGTTGAAGGTGAGTATAATAGCCATTCACGATTGACAAATTCGCCATTGTGTAGTTCACGTCTAAAGCAAGATTTTGATAAGTACCTTTTTTGTCCGCAACTCAACCTTTCCGAATTTTTGAAGCTCCCATCATTGTTCTGGCACATGGACGGGCCATTAGAAATCCAAAATGATTGAGCTTCTTGGGATAACTGATGCCACAATGCTAGGTCAGTTTCTTGAGTAGTTTTTGTTGTTGCGTTTGAATAAGTTTTAACTTGATTTGATTCTGGCTCCTGTGCTGGTTCTGGCTCCTGTACTGGTTCTGGCACCTGTGCTGGTTCTGACTCTTGCTCTGGTTCTGGCTCCTGCTCTGGTTCTGGCTCCTGTTTCGGTTCCAGTTCCTGTTGAATTTCTAGAGTTTCATTTGGCAACAAAGCACTATCAATGCTTACGAAATTTGAAGTTGGACAAAGAAATACATATTCGGACACAACAGGCTTTGACTTTTGCACCAAAAGAAATGATGTCAAAGGAAGATATTTTGAAATGTCTTCTTTTGCTTTAGCGGCTTTTTTCCTCTTTGCAGCACCACTTTGATAAGTCCGATTAGACAtgttaaatgactttttttcaaaacagaTGTTTTAAGTTGATCACagcaatttcaaattcaatctAATGGGATATTTTAAGTGCTTGTATTTAACACTTCTTATcggaaaatttatgtttattttcgGACGCATGCATGCATTTTTgcttatcaagaaaaaaaacattcccTAGGGGGCCCCCAAACTGAAAAACTgatacttttctaaaaataatttaaaaaaatcttatcaagaaaaaaattattcccgCGGGGCCCCCAAACTATGATTTCTtcagaaaatttagaaatataattttttatttatataaatttgaaaaaaaatccagACACattttgggggcccctaaaaATTGGGGGCCCTAGGCTGCAGCCTACCTAGCCTATGCATTAAAACGGCACTGAATATAtcaataaatcaatatatatatagatatatacatatatatatatatatatatatatatatatatatatatatatatatatatatatatatatatatatatatatatatatcagttatACTGATATACAGTGGTGGCGTTAGGGTAGGGCCTGGTTGGGCGATGGCCCAGGGCGCCGAATATATAGGGGCGAGACTAATTGGTTATTTTAccctttgctttttttttgaatgggaTTAAATTGAGCTAGGGGCGCCGTAGAAATCTTGCCCAGGACGCTGGTAGTGCTATAACCGGCActgctgatatatatatatatatatatatatatatatatatatatatatatatatatatatatatatatatatatatatatatatatatatatatatatatatatatatatatatatatatatatatatatatatatatatatatatatatatatatatatatattagcgcCTCACGGACCATTATTCATTTATAGGAAAGTAATTAACAATGGTTTTTTGCCCTCCTCTAGCAGGTTTCAAGAATGGTCCGAGGGGTTGCGATGTCCAACATTTATTTTGAcctatgtatatttatatatacacacataacaGATGATGAGGGCTTATCAGGCTTTAAAAGGAATAGCTCTATTCTTATAGCtttagatataattttattagaagataaatttaaaataattctatcctcttttattaaaaattctatattaatataaaaatctctattctaaacttttttggttttcaCCTGGGGctgtattctcatctctccgttaagcttaacggagcgttagtcaaaaatttcttttaaattacattaataaaaaattcatttaaaatgatgatattttaaacataaatgttttattttggtatatgttttattttaacgaatttatataaatttttgtcatttctttacttagaaatattgtaatgaaatttcagaCAAAAGCTTCGTTAAGCTTAACGGCCCCAGATGAATAACCATATTTTAACTATAGCTATTAAACTGTCTATCTATTTAGTAATGTTAAATTTAacattactaaataaattagtttaatagCAATAGTTAAAAGATGGTTATTCGTCTGGtaaatagcaaaaatgtttagaaaaagaacaaaaaagttttctgttcTGGTATAGACTTGAAGTGCAGTTTTAGCATTTCTATTTATTGAGTCCATTACACAAAATCATACACAGTTGAAACAAcagctttttttattctttgcattaaagttttttttataaaatgctgctctcgataatttttttaagttgcagAGTGTTCTGAGATTCTACTTGaaacattttatcattttttttatagctgaCATGGACTGAACAACCATAAAAATACATCATCATTTAAGTTAAatggtttaaacaataaaagtaataaatttatagatGATTACTGATCATCTAATTTGATCTGTTCTCATTCAGAGTAAAACACCATGGGGTTGTTCTCAAAGTAATAAGGGTCTGCGTCTTGAAATAAAAAGTCTTATTAAACTCATTTTAGCAAGACAAGACAAGACAATACTAAGACAAGACGAGACAAGACCATTTTAATCTTGTCTTGAAAAGTCTTGAATGAATCAAGACCAACCTTAAAAAATAACTAGTAATTCAAGAAATAAGACTTCtcttggtattttttaaatcaagactAGGCTAATCAACCTGAAAGAATTCTAAGATGAGttcacaaatttaattttatactaaGAGGTCATCAATAAAGTACATCACACTAATTGGGGGGCGGGGAAGCAAAATTTTGTGACAAGGAGAGGGAGGGGGTTAATCGAATGTGACgtcacaaaatttattttagcattACAGTAGGGTTCATTATCGAAATTGCAAATTTcgaaaatttttgattaaaacggTACcgaaatacttctttttttttcgaaatctataaaaacttataaaaataatcgAACTAGCCAAATTAATTTcggaaataaaaaagtaatttcgaaatgtaaaattaatttcgaaataaaaaattggacttcaaaaagtgaaattaatttcgaaagaaaaaacagaatttcgaaaagtgaaattaacttcgaaaaaaaaaagtgtatttcgaaaactgaaattaatttcgaaagaaaaatcagaatttcgaaatgtgaaattaacttcgaaaaaaaaaagtggatttcGAAAAgcgaaattaatttcgaaagaaaaataataatttcgaAATGTgcaattaatttcgaaaaaaaccaaacaatatttgataacctaaataaatttcgaaaataaaattagatttcgaaaagtttaattaatttcaggaagaaaaaaaaaagaattttggaaagttaaatttattctaaaagtaattttaacacattatattttattttattaatattattttattttattatatttcaatattaatatataatattataattgaaataaCCGTGCGCCTAAATAATTTACCACGAGGTGTTTCAGCAGGTAGAccttttgttatatatatatatatatatatatatatatatatatatatatatatatatatatatatatatatatatatatatatatacatatatatatatatatatatatatatatatatatatatatatatatatatatatatatatatatatattaatgtatatatggcaaaataatactattttggTAAATTTAGTTTGGTGCCAGTATGTTTAGTATGTAATGAATCTGTTTTAGTGTGCAAAGAATATAATTTAAGGAGGCACCATGattcaaaacatctaaaaaactTAACCAGTTTCTTGacaaattaggaaaaaaaaacaaaaaacaaatttattattagttcgTTGGACAACAAGATTTGTTAAAAAGAGGCACTATCTTTACAGTAAATGCTACTGTTACAAGCTGTGAATTTAGTCtctttatttacaaattctAAACCATTCAGTGACGGGGAAAGATaacttaaattcaaaattattcacACCCCTTTCCTCCTCAATGaatttttgtgcatttagtcgGAAAAATTTACCCTTTTAAATAAGCCGGCAAATGTAGACGTTTTAGACCAGTCAGTCGtcgaatttcaaaaaacaaggaccttattttttacttagcaaaaattttaattgcacCCCACCACGTGACACATACTAGCGCCTGCCCTGATGGCAGCTCAATAATTGAATACTAATGTTTTTTCCAGAcaggaaaagaaaataaagactGGAAAGAAAACAACTTGTCATTAATTAAGCTTTTTGTTAAAACGCTCATCAGATGAACAAAAAAGAATACAAGTGTTTTAAGTTACTAAgaattataaatgaaaacaaatttcagTTCAATTCGAActcttttaacattatttgataaagaaatgtttttcattatttgttttctttaataaaaactaactgcTTCAATAAGCTCGGCGCCAGCCGGTTCCGTAGCTCCGTACCTATTAAATCGGTTGAACTAAATAAGCATTCTGATGGCACTGGAACTAAAAATATTACCCGTGCAATTTGTGTCAAAACCGGGAACAACTTTTGATTAGCTTGGAAAAATTCGATGGCACTATTTTCGTAGCTCCGAAAGTATTGCAGACTGtaattgtttatttctttttcaagtttatcattgTTTTCAATTAAATGACAACATGCTTTATCTGTTACAAGTTCAATTAAGTTGATTGGCTTTCGTCTTTTGTTATTAACGAAAGTAGTAGTATTTGCAAACGGTGGCGTTGACGATTCCTGAAATGTTTTTATGGTATTGTCAGTTAAGCTGTTTGAtgagtttaaaatgttatttaaacaatttgtttcaattgttATATCGATTTCTTCGGATTCTTTTAGATGCacttcataaaatgtttttataaacatttttgcctTTGTAATGGATTCATATCTATCGATCTTATTTTATGATAAACTCAAATTTACgaaatttgaaatcaattaaAAGTAGCTGCtaagaaaaaatcattagcaaaaatgtatttaaaacgcCTTTTTGAGACCTTAATAATTCCTTTTGAAAAGTCTTAACTAGTTCTGTAAAAATGGGTTGCGATTCAAGTATTCCATTTAGTAGAGAATACAATGTTGGAAACAGAAATGTTACTGTAACATATTTCTTTCcgctaaaaagttttgttagctCTTTAATTGGGTGTAATAAATCACATAAATCCTCCAGCACGCTAAACTCATTAGCAGTGGGAAGATagtcttttatattttggtaTTCGATGCTTATCATATCCAACGcagttttattagttaatttagATTCAATCATATCGAATTGGCTATTCCAGCGAATAGCTATATCCTGtactaactttattttagtttcatatCGAAGTGTTTCTTGAACTtctcttaactttttttgtaacatctcCGAATGCTTAAATGAACCAACAATGTGCCTACAGGATGAAATTACCTTGGCGGTTTCCAATTTGCCTTCgttcattttttcaatttcttcaacttcattttctgtaatttctttaattttccaTTACCGTCGTAATCCTTTACTTTGTAACGCTTTGAaccattttttgatttttttacttttatatctcTCGTGTTTAGAAGATCGTTAACCACAAGATTCAAAAGATGACCAGCACATGGAATCTTAAAAacattatcatcaaatttatttactgcagaGAAAATGTTTGCACCTGAGTCAGTAGCTAGTGCAAAAATCATAATACTGATTGACCATTCACTGAAGATTTCGTTTAacctattaaataaatattcagctGTTTTCACTTCAGACATAAACCTAACATCCAGGTTTCGGTCAACCAGAatcatatttttgtcaataaaatgaCAAGTCACACCGAGGTAGCTGTTTTTACTTACTGATGACCAATCTCATCTAAATAACCACTAGAGAGTAATTAGCCGTTTACGTTGCAACAATGATTTCTTATACTTGCGTTAGAGGCCCTTAGGGAATTGcatattacaacttttaaacGTCATAACTATATCCTCTAGGAAAAGCGCACGaacttttatgtaaattataaatCTAAGGTTTAAACTTACGctatgcaaatttaaaattaaaaagtgtttaaagtaGTGTTGCTATCGACTTCGACTATATCGACTAAAAGTCAACTAGTCGAAATTAGTCGACTTTGAAAAATCTAATAGTGGATCTAATTGACTTTGGATTATCTACTAATCGACTAAAAGTCGATTTAGTCGAATAATAGTACTTATACAtgcatttttaatatctttttatttgattgaacattttaaatctttttaattttattttgttaacaaaagcAAATATGACTGTTGAATATAATGTAGTTTTTTCAGAGCcggaataaaatatttacccccctttcttttatattaatttaaaaaattaaaatctcctAATCAAGCactaagttttttgtttactctctTGAAGTTCTATTAAGGGTTTGAGGATTTCAGCAACttccaaaaaaataacttttagttaCCGGTACT
This Hydra vulgaris chromosome 04, alternate assembly HydraT2T_AEP DNA region includes the following protein-coding sequences:
- the LOC136079199 gene encoding zinc finger MYM-type protein 1-like translates to MSNRTYQSGAAKRKKAAKAKEDISKYLPLTSFLLVQKSKPVVSEYVFLCPTSNFVSIDSALLPNETLEIQQELEPKQEPEPEQEPEPEQESEPAQVPEPVQEPEPAQEPESNQVKTYSNATTKTTQETDLALWHQLSQEAQSFWISNGPSMCQNNDGSFKNSERLSCGQKRYLSKSCFRRELHNGEFVNREWLLYSPSTGSVFCFACTLFSSKHSNFSTTGFDDWKNALKCISGHENGSEHHKNMLTYSSRQRESGQLDSVLLKQLHNEQLYWQNVLKRIVAVVKFLSSRGLPFRGKNETVGSEQNGNYLGTLELLSQFDPFLHEHMKKHGNSGKGNTSYLSANICEEFICLMGNKVLSEIISELKKAKYYSISVDSTPDLSHVDQLTFTVRYVKDLAPVERFLQFVPIDVHGAEHLETVVLNFLQENEISISDCRGQSYDNASSMAGQYSGLQKRIKDKSESALFIPCAGHSLNLVGNSAAGCCLEAVIFFDFVQCLYNFFSASTHRWQVLLSFVGKGKKVVKQLSGTRWSARADAVTCLHDSYDEIKKALEFLIKDISQSIETQNDAQNLITKMNTFVFLTIFWNDILCHFNETSKILQKENLNLDVAVRILKSLLHFIKDLRSQFENYQEKAKILLPNIDYRDSSKRTKKRSRRMAFFDGEAEELEFQGSYKFKIEAYLPVIDSLTSNLEKRTSAYEKINDNIGFLVNIQTIANVELKDHFSNLAQIYKKDINENELFFECQQFKYYISKDEHSFTEFYSTLKRDHLESTFPNIEISLRIFLSMMVSNCTGERSFSKLKLIRNELRSTMLQERLNCLSLMSIESDVLLTIDFDDIIKEFSRKKSRKRHM